From one Lycium ferocissimum isolate CSIRO_LF1 chromosome 5, AGI_CSIRO_Lferr_CH_V1, whole genome shotgun sequence genomic stretch:
- the LOC132056627 gene encoding phosphoglucomutase, chloroplastic-like isoform X2, with amino-acid sequence MGMESAFTLTKLSTPPLFCASSSAHYLRSLSLLPKLSSFKYSFGTKISSSAPFIVTASSSPSSSSSSPSTTVAQSQGLKINSIPTKPIEGQKTGTSGLRKKVKVFMQENYLANWIQALFNSLPLEDYKNGLLVLGGDGRYFNREAAQIIIKIAAGNSVGKILVGKDGILSTPAVSAVIRKREANGGFIMSASHNPGGPEYDWGIKFNYSSGQPAPESITDKIYGNTLSGYADF; translated from the exons atgggtATGGAGAGTGCATTTACATTGACAAAACTTTCCACTCCACCATTGTTTTGTGCCAGTTCCTCCGCTCATTACCTTAGATCCTTGTCATTATTACCTAAATTGTCTTCCTTTAAATACTCTTTTGGGACTAAAATATCATCATCTGCTCCTTTTATTGTCACTGCCTCATCCtctccatcatcatcatcatcatctcctTCTACAACTGTTGCCCAATCACAGGGTCTCAAG ATTAATTCAATTCCTACTAAGCCTATTGAAGGTCAAAAGACCGGAACTAGTGGTCTACGCAAAAAG GTTAAAGTGTTTATGCAGGAAAATTACCTTGCCAATTGGATACAG GCATTGTTTAATTCATTGCCATTAGAGGATTATAAGAATGGGCTGTTGGTCTTAGGAGGTGATGGTCGATATTTCAATCGAGAAGCTGCACAG ATAATCATTAAAATTGCTGCGGGTAACAGTGTTGGTAAAATATTGGTTGGCAA GGATGGTATACTGTCCACGCCAGCTGTGTCTGCTGTGATACGGAAGAGAGAG GCAAATGGTGGCTTTATAATGAGTGCAAGCCATAACCCTGGTGGTCCTGAGTATGATTGGGGTATCAAG TTCAATTATAGCAGCGGCCAACCAGCACCTGAGTCTATCACGGACAAGATCTATGGAAACACCCTTTCT GGCTATGCAGATTTCTGA
- the LOC132056623 gene encoding probable fructokinase-7 — MAQESISGNLKDLSLNSNDMATNKSNLVVCFGEMLIDFIPTVGGVSLAEAPAFEKAPGGAPANVAVCISKLGGSSAFIGKVGEDDFGRLLADILKQHNVDNSGLRFDHDARTALAFVTLTAEGEREFVFFRNPSADMLLRESELNIDLIKKATIFHYGSISLIDEPCRSTQLAAMDIAKRSGSILSYDPNLRLPLWPSEDAARSGIMSVWNLADIIKVSEDEISFLTGGDDPNDDEVVLKRLFHPNLKLLLVTEGSAGCRYYTKEFKGRVNSIKVKVVDTTGAGDAFVGGILKCLASDSDLYQDEKRLRDAIFFANVCAALTVTGRGGIPALPTQDAVQRKLSEVTA; from the exons ATGGCTCAAGAATCCATTTCGG GCAATTTGAAAGACCTTTCTTTGAACAGTAATGATATGGCAACAAATAAGTCTAATTTAGTTGTTTGCTTTGGAGAGATGCTAATTGACTTCATCCCAACTGTCGGTGGAGTTTCACTTGCGGAAGCTCCTGCCTTTGAAAAAGCTCCCGGTGGTGCACCTGCTAATGTTGCTGTGTGCATCTCCAAGTTGGGGGGTTCATCTGCTTTTATTGGAAAG GTCGGTGAGGATGATTTCGGCCGTTTGTTGGCTGACATTTTGAAGCAACACAATGTTGACAATTCTGGCTTACGGTTCGACCATGACGCAAGGACTGCACTGGCATTTGTTACACTCACAGCTGAAGGTGAGCGGGAATTTGTGTTCTTCCGCAATCCTAGTGCTGATATGCTTCTTCGAGAGTCAGAACTCAACATAGATCTAattaaaaag GCCACCATCTTCCATTATGGCTCGATTAGTTTGATCGACGAACCCTGTAGGTCAACACAACTTGCTGCAATGGACATTGCCAAAAGATCAGGTAGCATACTCTCGTATGATCCGAACCTGAGATTGCCTTTATGGCCTTCAGAAGATGCTGCCCGAAGTGGAATAATGAGTGTATGGAACCTAGCAGATATTATTAAG GTAAGTGAGGATGAAATTTCGTTCTTGACTGGAGGTGATGATCCAAATGATGATGAGGTGGTGTTGAAGAGGCTTTTCCATCCTAATCTGAAGCTTTTGCTTGTAACTGAAGGTTCAGCTGGTTGCAGATATTACACCAAG GAATTCAAGGGAAGAGTAAATTCAATTAAAGTGAAAGTTGTTGATACAACTGGTGCTGGTGATGCATTTGTCGGTGGAATTCTAAAGTGTCTAGCTTCTGATTCTGATCTTTATCAG GATGAGAAGCGGTTAAGGGACGCTATCTTTTTTGCTAATGTTTGTGCTGCCCTGACAGTTACAGGAAGAGGTGGAATTCCTGCTCTTCCTACACAAGATGCAGTTCAACGGAAACTCTCCGAGGTCACTGCATAA
- the LOC132056627 gene encoding phosphoglucomutase, chloroplastic-like isoform X1 produces MGMESAFTLTKLSTPPLFCASSSAHYLRSLSLLPKLSSFKYSFGTKISSSAPFIVTASSSPSSSSSSPSTTVAQSQGLKINSIPTKPIEGQKTGTSGLRKKVKVFMQENYLANWIQALFNSLPLEDYKNGLLVLGGDGRYFNREAAQIIIKIAAGNSVGKILVGKDGILSTPAVSAVIRKREANGGFIMSASHNPGGPEYDWGIKFNYSSGQPAPESITDKIYGNTLSISEIKIADIPDVDLSQLGVTNYGSFSVEVVDPVADYLELMENVFDFSLIRSLVSRPDFRCVVLCFPCYQALFYLCCLCISNWLYHIFRGHFSDFSPA; encoded by the exons atgggtATGGAGAGTGCATTTACATTGACAAAACTTTCCACTCCACCATTGTTTTGTGCCAGTTCCTCCGCTCATTACCTTAGATCCTTGTCATTATTACCTAAATTGTCTTCCTTTAAATACTCTTTTGGGACTAAAATATCATCATCTGCTCCTTTTATTGTCACTGCCTCATCCtctccatcatcatcatcatcatctcctTCTACAACTGTTGCCCAATCACAGGGTCTCAAG ATTAATTCAATTCCTACTAAGCCTATTGAAGGTCAAAAGACCGGAACTAGTGGTCTACGCAAAAAG GTTAAAGTGTTTATGCAGGAAAATTACCTTGCCAATTGGATACAG GCATTGTTTAATTCATTGCCATTAGAGGATTATAAGAATGGGCTGTTGGTCTTAGGAGGTGATGGTCGATATTTCAATCGAGAAGCTGCACAG ATAATCATTAAAATTGCTGCGGGTAACAGTGTTGGTAAAATATTGGTTGGCAA GGATGGTATACTGTCCACGCCAGCTGTGTCTGCTGTGATACGGAAGAGAGAG GCAAATGGTGGCTTTATAATGAGTGCAAGCCATAACCCTGGTGGTCCTGAGTATGATTGGGGTATCAAG TTCAATTATAGCAGCGGCCAACCAGCACCTGAGTCTATCACGGACAAGATCTATGGAAACACCCTTTCT ATTTCTGAAATAAAAATTGCCGACATTCCTGATGTTGATCTTTCTCAACTTGGGGTTACAAACTATGGAAGTTTTAGTGTGGAGGTGGTCGACCCTGTGGCTGATTATTTGGAGCTAATGGAG AATGTATTTGATTTTTCACTCATTAGAAGTCTTGTTTCACGACCAGATTTCAGGTGTGTTGTTTTATGCTTCCCCTGTTATCAAGCATTGTTTTACTTATGCTGTTTATGTATTTCTAATTGGCTATATCATATTTTTCGTGGACATTTCTCGGACTTTTCCCCTGCCTAG